GACTACAAGGCACTTCGTCACTGGTTGACGGAGAAGTCAGGAGCATtgtgggaactcagaaagtagtAGCTTGCAGCACCGCTTGGGAGCGTAAAACTCACAAAAGAAAGTAGCACTTGTGATGtcggtttgtaaattaaatgcgaatcgaaattaattgaaaatgaaatcagacACAAGGGTAAGTAACACATACATTTTTTGTGTCTTAAAAAGAACAGTTTaaacatgctgtttttttaaattctgaggAAAGTTTCTATGCTGGGGACTGTTCATTTAGTCGCTGCGTAAGCCTATTACAGCTGTCTCATTGGAAAAGCTCCAGGCTCTGTTTGTCTTAGAAGATAatatagactttattgatctcacaaaggagaaatttgCCAAATGCACAATATCGTGGTGCAACGAAGCATGGCAGTATCCATCTGactgctgcttctgtctgtgATCCCCGGGCAATTCCTCGCAATACCATCCGGCACGTTTGTGTGGTCAAAGTTCTGATCTTTGTTTCACAATGCCTGCACAGTTTGCGTCGTCCAGCGTGGTGTTTCAGGGCATTCAGTGAAACCTAAAACTTTGTTTTATCGAAGATGGAGCTGGTAGGATCTCGTTTTGGAATTTTTTTGTGTGCTTGCGTCCATAACAGGATGTGTTGAAATATCAGGACATTGTGAGTAGTTACAAAATGGCGGGCCGCaagcagattttaaaaaatcaattttgGGCCATTTTAAATCAGTTCTGAATCATAGAAAATGTGAATCACGATTCTCATGTGAATAATTTGTTTACACCCCCTACATTCAACGCCTTTTGTTTCAGTGAAATTGCTCTGTGGCTCGGAAGCATCACTTggggctgaagaagaagttcTCTCTCTGGACAGTGATGATGAGCACGACCCAGGCAAGGATGTGGAAAGTGGAACAGATATTGTCcgcaagaagaaaaacaagaggagaaAGGGTATGAAAGCTCTCTCTCTGCCATGATAGGAAACAAGGTCAaagataactgtttttttttatcacaagaaaacacaatgacAATCTTGATCATCTCTGGAACTCTTCATGAAGATGCATTGTTATATATTGTCTTCTATCTTTTTGTGGTCATCTTATGGGGCTGGAGCATGGCCGTCTGTTCACTGTAGCTCTATtcgttttattttctttcttcttacaTGGTGCTGAAACTCCTACTTAATCCTGCCTTTAACTAGTTCAGACATTGGATTGTGCAAGTTTCGTAATTATTGGTTTTGGTCTCCATGAAATCCATTTTCCATGGTTCATGTTGCTGGGTTGAAATGGGATAGGATGAAAAGGGATTGAAGCCCTGAAGCTGCTGTGGTTTAACAGGAAATGTCCTTCCAGAGTGCAGTGAGAGCAGCCATGGGATCGAGTATCCAGTGGACATTTGGCTTGTGCTGTCCTCCTACATTCGTCCTGAGGATGTTGGGAGGTTTTCTCTGATCTGTAAGAACGCATGGATGGTCACTTGTACCGCTGCGTTTTGGACTCGGCTCTACAGAAGGTAAATGGTTGTTCATTATCTCTCTGGCTTTAGTTTTGCTCTTCGATTGTCAGCGTCTTCGGTCACAAGTGTTGTTGAGTTCTCGTTTCTTTGGTGACAACGTAGCTTGTGTCTGATCATTTGGGTTGTGCTGGACCGACTGGAGAAACACTACTGATTCATGCTCTTGtcttttcattttaagacaCTACAAGAGCGATGCAGTTCTGCCATGTCGCCTGCAGCCTGACTCCATCGAAGTGATGCGCTGCCTCCGGGCTCATGTCATCCGCTCCCTCTTCTATCTGTATGAGCCATTCACACTGCGTGTTGCAAGGATTCCAGCTCTGCCAGATTCAACCCCCACCTTTCTGAATAACTCCAAGGTGCTTGGTTATACTTTTGTCTGATAACCAGAGGACTTGAGTAGTTGCGTCAATGAAAGGGAAAGTTTTTTTCAGTTGGTCTGGAGTAGTGAGGTGACACTTTTCCATGAGTGGTCATAgatatgtgattttttttcatggcaCAGGGGGAGCTGAACAGTCTGGACTTTTAGAAACTCATATTTTAAACTTTTCTTCCACAGTGTTTATTGTTCTCAGTCCAAAGGGTTTCAGGAAATCGACCTGAGGATTTGTGGGAGTTTAATTTCAAGTTTGTGAAGCAGGTACAGTGAGTGACTCACCGTCTAAACCACTGGAAGTGATCTTAACTCCTTGTTTTCCTCACTTCAGGCTCACAGCAAACATAGAAGTGCCAAGTCTTTGTGTATGCCCAAAAAATATGAAGACGTCCACACCAACCCAGAGTCTGACTGCTACGCGCTTCAAATCCACACGCTCAACTTCATCTTCACCCCTGTTGTCATGGGCATGACGCTCACCCTGGTAGGTGCACAGTTTTTGCATGTTGATCCTTTAAATTGGCGAGGCCTGCAATGATTAGTCAGCTATTGAATTACTGACAGATGCCTTAATGCATCGATGTGTCATGATGTCCTCAGAAATCCACGACCATCGCGACCTaaaaacatccacacacacacatttcataaTGTGTCCGTACTTTCCATACTACTCTATGTATTTGTCAACTCATCTAACATGGCACCACATCCACCAGGCGTGGAGCGGATTCCAGTGCTCCTCAGTGAGATAGCAAGTGAACAACAGCTAGATGGGGTTGTGGAGACCATCATTTTAGCCTCCACCTAAACTCCATCCATATACCTGGGTGCATGTTGAgggtttttgttgttttaaaagttATACTGGCTGCATGAATACATCACGCGTCTCTCTTAAGAAGCACAGAGAAAATGAGGAACACAATAGAGTGGCCAGTCAAAAGCTTTGTACTGGTTTTatttccaaacaaaacaaatcaattcaaattcaaatttattGCAAAAATGTGCAGCATTGGTCCACGAAACAGAGCTGTTCAAAACTAGAGGTTTAAGAAAATGTCAATACTGAGATCATAAATACTTGATTagacaatatattttaatagtttttgctgaaatatggcAATACTTGATTTTGTGATATCATTGCTACACAAATACCTGGAAATGGTGCAActtattgctgaacttacagtattaTATTAgcaatatatcacaatgtatcgTATTGCTACCCCTAACCCTGTGTCACAATACGTATTGCATCGGAAACTACCCACCAATACACAGCCCGTTTCAAAACCATGGAGCTCTGAGGCCGCAGACACTGGGTTAATGTCAGACTTACTTTACACACACTCTGTAGAACTGCTGTGAAACTTGCTGTACAATGCAGATTTGATCCTGCAATTGGGTCCCTAAAACTGGGGGGTTCACATGCAGCATTTAATTAAGTTATATAATTGGTTTATTTAAAGTATTATGTGTATTTTAGTTGCCAGAGAGAAATATGCTGAAATTATCAGCCTGTTGGAAAGCGTCGTCTGAGAAGCGCAGTCTTGTATTTGTCTTATCTTGTCCACCTTCTGCTGAAGGGCAGAGGTCACCTCCTGCTGATGTAAGCAGGTTAAAATCCAACATGAGTCACAGCAGGCAGCTTTTCcccacttttttcttttccccactGATGTTCTTTAGCACGAGACCTTAAAGGGGAATTCTAAGTATTGGGAGGGTGTGTGCTCTTCTGACCTGAGTTTTCTGGGTTGGTGTATTAAGACACGTTCCTCACAATCATTCTTTTTCACCACAAGACCTTCACAAAGAAGCTCAATGTCTCATTATTACCTGTCGACCTGACTATGTTCTGACTGTGTTCCTGTTGGACCGAGACGCTAGGATCTACACGCAAGATGGCTTTTCTCATTGACTGAGAACCTTAAACCTCAGTGTGCCCACCCTATTCGCACTAAATCCCTGGTCTGAAAGTGGAGTGAAAATACTGGCAACAACATCTTGAGCAGGGGTCACTGACCTGTTAGCAACCGCAGGCTACTGCAAGGGCACTGTGAGACCCGAAGGGCTAAGATGCTCCTCTCAAATACTAATTGAGGTTTCACAATAAACCTCAATTAATTAAtaatggtgtaacaaaaaatgGAATCACAAATTCAAacataagatggttattacattattattatacattattattttttatggcCTGTCAGCTGCTTCCTTGGTCTCTGTGGGCTACTTTGTGCCTGTGGGCACCATGTTGGGGACCTGATCGAGAGTCTCTTCAAAAAAAGTGTGGCAGACTGTTGTAGAAAAGTTGGGTTCTAGCTGCTATTGGCCTCATGAGCAGGCGTGTGTGGCTGTACAGTTCAGGCTCTCTTGTCATCCTCCAGTTCAACATCAACGTGAGCACCGACATGCGGAACCATCGGGTCCGGCTGCTCTTCCATGACTCTCCTGTTCAGGCAGGCAAGAAGAAAGGTGACCAGAGTGGGACGCAGGTGGTGCTGGATCCGGTCCACAGCGTGAAGCTCATGGACTGGTGGCACCCCGAGTACCCCTTCTCCTTTCATGGCTAAACCCTCACAACACAACTGCACCATCACTGAAACACAACATGGGATTGTCAGCAGCACTGGTGAACTACTTTTGTTTCCCCATAAAATAGGATTTATTGTTTGATAGTTACTGATCCATAGGACAAGATGCATGCAGAGAAGCCACTTGGAAAGGAGAAGTGCTTCCGTATGTGAAGTAAAATGATTTTTGAAGACACATTTCTATAGACACGATAAATTCCAAGCGATCAGCGCACAATTGAGTAGTACCACAGAACGTGTCCTCACATTGCACTGTTTGGGTTAATGCAGTTTTCAGACTCCACGCTACTCCCCTGGATTTTAGACTGTGGTGCCCACCACATTAGTCACATCTAGCTGCAGCTTAACTGTCGTTTACATGCGAAGATGTACGAGAAATCTAATGATCCCCTGAAACCAAATGTGAAGCAGCCCCACAACCATTTTACCGTGACGGTAAAAGTATTAGCCGCCAGGACTTGGTAAGCTCGGGACAGACACAGCTGAACTGATGGTACATTTTTGAACTGCAGTACTGCCGGGAGTTTAGTTAGTGAGCCGCTGCCCGACTGTCGGTGTTGCCTCTGTTGATCTCAGATGGACTTGTGTGGGCAACATGgctgcatcacagtgactgTGATCATGGTGACTTGCCCCTCCCCTGCTACTCCCAAACTTACCTCGCCGCTGCAGGCACACGAAGGGGCAGGTAACAGGGACATGGTATGATTTTGGTTTGATGTCCCGGCTACACTTCATGTCTGAGTCCATCCATCGTGATGAGTGTTATTTTAGTGtgtctattttttaaattttgctttcaatgtatttaaatgacACTGATTTTAGCGGGTATCATTTCCAGATGGGCCAATGACGTGTTTAATTTTGCTTCAGGAAACCGtgtcacaaaaaacatttaagtAAAGGTAACGCTGTCGCTCCACGAAGCAGCTATTTACGACAAATTGTTCAGAAAACCGAGGTTAAATTGTGCAGAGACTTCGCCCTGGGCTTGTCGATGTGATTGATTGAGCTGGTGAATGTATTCATTGTTGAATGATGTTGTTGATCACTGCGTTGAAATAAACACTCGACCTGCTGTTTTATCAAGTcacgcttcttttttttcccctgtcaaataCACAAGATTATGCCCTTTTCATTCATACTTGACCCTAGTGGTTCTCAAGCAGTGAGCCTAGATTTGAATATTTGAGCAGTGTATTGCGCTGAATgtgactttgtgtgtgtgttgtttttacaCATTTCTTTTCTGTATAGATTAGATTCGCTAGTCGTTCAGGAGAAATGGCAGGTTCTTCTGCCTGAGTCTGGAATGCAGCGCCCACACACCAGAAGAGCCAGACACGGCAGTCTGATGCTGACATGAGTGCTGAGGCTTCACAgtagtgaagaaaataaaaaagcaggTTTAGTCATCCTGTGCTTGTTTTCCCCTCTCtcgcactctggtttcctccctctgccCCAAAAAAATATGTGAAGGTTCATTGATGGCTCATAACGTGTGCGGTCTGTGTGAATGCTTGTCTGTCTACACGTGCTcctgatggactggtgacctgtccagggtgtcttcTGCCTCCTATTGAGAGCTGATCTCATATGAAGTCTTCATTTTCTGACCAGTTGGATTAACTGCTTCTTTGTGTAAAGTTGGAGCTGCGTGCCCCTCTCTTACCATGTCCTCACTTCTGATGTCGTCCTTCTCATCCTGGATCACAAACTTGTGAGATGACCAGACCTGTTTCAGTTCCACGCTCCGGCTCCATCAGACTCAGACGCTATTGTTCTCGCTCATCATGGaagtgtaaaatgtaaaaaacgcGTTCTGCCAGCAGGGGGAGACAGCGGCTCGTGGACCGCTCAAGATGATTGACCCAAGTGAAGCTTGGAGAGACAGATGGAGAACTGGAGACTGAGGATAGAAGCCAGGTATAACAGTCTATGGAAGCCCCGCCCTCACCTACCAGACTGTCCATCACAGCACAAATGACTGGAGGATGTGAAGGAATTTGCTGTTTCGATGTCTTTAACAGGAGTTGCCTGGTTTATGACCTTAACTTTCAACCAGTCTAAAGTATATGCTGCACCTGGGTGGAGATGGAACCAAAGTTTCGGCTGCCCTATTGGCCATCACTGACTGGTCTCTCAAGCTGCATCGCGTCACGTGTCTGGAAATGTCTGCCGCCGCACACTACATATCCCATGATGCAGCTGGCGCGCCGTAATTGGCGGTGACACAGGTGACCGCAGACGCTCCGAGCCGTGAGTGACAACATCTCCGCGGTCGGAACGAAAACAAAGTGTCGCTGCTGTGTGTGCGGAAGTTCACGGAGGACCCGGCCGTTTCTCATCGCAGTTGCTGTCCAGAACACTCGCGGACACGAGGGACGTGTGCGCACTTCCCCAGCGGCGACTCCGAACTTGGGTCCGTCTGACCTTCAGCAGGGTAAGAGACATGTCAGCTCCGCTCTCGCCTTTTTCTGGTGCGCCTTGACTCGGCTCCCTTCGTCAGCGGTTGCTATTGAACTTGACTGTAATGTCTCCGGACAGTTGAAGCCGGGTTTCTGGGATTCGGAACTGTTTTCCGAGCCGCAGCCGCGCGCGCTCCCGGCTACGTGATGCAAGTGGGATGGAAGAAAGCGCGGGGACCGAGCGCAGCTGGTGTTTTGGCTCCGGCATCTGCGCGGAACCCAAAACTTTCTCTTCAACTGTCATCAGCGAGTGAGCGAGTGCTTCCATTTATAAGCGGCGGTGTCGGTGACGGCGCCTCGCGCTGCGGCCATGCTGGAGTGAACGCTGCCTGGCGCGGCGCCAGCTCGGAATCGCACCGGCAACCCTTTCGATTCCTATTCTAAGATTAATGTCAGCACTTGAACACAGCTCTGGGGATGAGCACAGcttgttcacgagtgaaggGAAACGGAGAGGCAGATTGACACTGACATTAAGGTTCCAACCGGCGCCTGaggtcaggagcagccaaaaGAGTTTCTCTGCAGGCTTTCTGGACCTTCC
Above is a window of Synchiropus splendidus isolate RoL2022-P1 chromosome 6, RoL_Sspl_1.0, whole genome shotgun sequence DNA encoding:
- the tmem183a gene encoding transmembrane protein 183A; its protein translation is MPKKGNRKRLKFKAGDDCPGSVTVADYADADPAVVKSGRVKKAVANAVEKEVKLLCGSEASLGAEEEVLSLDSDDEHDPGKDVESGTDIVRKKKNKRRKECSESSHGIEYPVDIWLVLSSYIRPEDVGRFSLICKNAWMVTCTAAFWTRLYRRHYKSDAVLPCRLQPDSIEVMRCLRAHVIRSLFYLYEPFTLRVARIPALPDSTPTFLNNSKCLLFSVQRVSGNRPEDLWEFNFKFVKQAHSKHRSAKSLCMPKKYEDVHTNPESDCYALQIHTLNFIFTPVVMGMTLTLFNINVSTDMRNHRVRLLFHDSPVQAGKKKGDQSGTQVVLDPVHSVKLMDWWHPEYPFSFHG